A single genomic interval of Flavobacteriales bacterium harbors:
- a CDS encoding MarR family transcriptional regulator — MAQKRHLRPEESVCFTTKTTWHAISRLYNTTGAQHDVSAASGFVLLNIDAEKGTPATKIAPALGMEPRSLTRMLKTMEDKGYLYRQSDSSDGRVMRIFLTEEGKKKRELAKIGVVAFNKAVRELVPEEKLNIYFEVANTINEIIDKKSIYDKVNVNQLKIEN, encoded by the coding sequence ATGGCTCAAAAACGACATCTGCGTCCTGAAGAAAGCGTGTGTTTCACTACAAAAACCACGTGGCATGCCATTTCCCGACTTTACAATACAACCGGTGCGCAGCACGATGTAAGCGCTGCTTCTGGCTTCGTTCTTCTGAACATTGACGCGGAAAAAGGAACTCCAGCAACTAAGATCGCACCTGCCTTGGGCATGGAACCTCGCAGCCTGACGCGCATGCTGAAAACCATGGAAGACAAAGGTTATCTATATCGTCAGTCCGATAGTTCGGATGGAAGGGTGATGCGGATTTTCCTGACGGAAGAGGGCAAGAAAAAACGTGAATTGGCGAAAATCGGTGTGGTTGCTTTCAACAAAGCCGTAAGAGAACTTGTTCCAGAGGAGAAGTTGAACATCTACTTTGAAGTGGCCAACACGATCAACGAGATCATCGACAAGAAATCGATCTACGATAAGGTAAACGTGAATCAATTAAAAATTGAGAATTAA
- a CDS encoding 3-hydroxyacyl-CoA dehydrogenase/enoyl-CoA hydratase family protein, whose product MKRSIKKVAVLGSGVMGSRIACHFANVGVEVLLLDIVPREPNAAEAAKGLTTDHPAVRNRIVNEALAFAIKSNPNPLYKKSYANRIKTGNFTDDMAKIADCDWTIEVVIERLDIKKQVFENVEKYRKPGTLITSNTSGIPIHQMLEGRSEDFQKHFCGTHFFNPPRYLKLLEIIPTAKTDQAVVDFLMDYGDRFLGKTMVLCKDTPAFIANRVGVASIQALFHLVEEMDLTVTEVDKMTGPILGRAKSATFRTCDVVGLDTLVLVAGGLKANCPDDEARATFDMPSYISKMTENGWLGSKSGQGFFKKVGRDILELNLKTMEYQPAGKVDFPTLKAAKAEDNLKARMKILAGGTDKAGEFYRKAFYGLFQYVSNRIPEITEDLYKIDDALGAGFGWQLGPFATWDALGVAETAKLMEAAGKKPAQWVYDMLAAGCSTFYSVKDGKKMYYDIPSKSYKVVPGTEDLIILDNLRETNVVWSNSGATIFDIGDGVLNLEFHTKMNTIGSEILQGINKAIDLAEGDAKWKGVVIANNGENFSAGANLGMIFMLAAQQEVEELDMAVKAFQDTVMRIRYSSIPVVSAPHAMALGGGCEICLHSDKVIAAAETYIGLVEFGAGVIPAGAGSKEMALRASDDFQKDNLELPALRERFLTVGMAKVATSAEEAFELGIFRKGIDEVCINSERRIARAKRAVIELHEQGYSQPVERTDIKVLGQKGLGIFYAGARSMESAKYISEHDRIISEEFGYVLAGGDLSAATEVSERYLLGLERKAFLKLAMTQKSMERMQSLVTTGRPLRN is encoded by the coding sequence ATGAAGAGAAGTATTAAAAAGGTAGCAGTGCTTGGATCTGGCGTAATGGGCTCGCGCATTGCGTGTCATTTTGCGAATGTCGGTGTGGAAGTGCTTTTGCTGGACATTGTACCAAGAGAGCCAAATGCTGCTGAAGCGGCTAAAGGGTTGACCACTGATCATCCTGCAGTGAGAAACAGAATTGTGAACGAAGCCTTGGCTTTCGCCATCAAATCGAACCCGAATCCGCTTTACAAGAAGTCGTATGCGAACCGCATCAAGACTGGAAACTTTACCGATGACATGGCGAAAATTGCTGATTGCGATTGGACCATTGAAGTAGTTATCGAGCGTTTGGATATCAAAAAGCAAGTGTTTGAGAATGTGGAGAAATACCGCAAGCCTGGAACATTGATCACTTCTAATACATCTGGTATTCCAATTCATCAGATGTTGGAAGGTAGAAGCGAAGATTTCCAGAAGCATTTCTGCGGAACGCACTTCTTCAACCCACCACGTTACCTGAAATTGTTGGAGATCATTCCAACGGCAAAAACGGATCAAGCAGTCGTTGATTTCTTGATGGATTACGGTGACCGTTTCCTTGGAAAAACAATGGTACTTTGTAAGGATACGCCAGCGTTTATCGCCAACCGTGTTGGAGTTGCTAGCATCCAAGCATTGTTCCACTTGGTGGAAGAAATGGATCTTACAGTAACTGAAGTTGATAAGATGACAGGACCAATTTTAGGTCGCGCCAAGTCTGCCACATTCAGAACCTGTGATGTGGTTGGATTGGATACGCTTGTTCTTGTTGCTGGTGGTTTAAAAGCCAATTGCCCAGACGATGAAGCAAGAGCCACTTTCGACATGCCATCGTACATCTCTAAAATGACAGAGAATGGTTGGTTAGGTTCTAAATCAGGACAAGGTTTCTTCAAGAAAGTTGGAAGAGATATTCTTGAGTTGAACTTGAAAACAATGGAATATCAGCCAGCTGGAAAAGTTGACTTCCCAACGTTGAAAGCTGCGAAAGCAGAAGACAACTTGAAAGCTAGAATGAAAATTCTTGCTGGCGGAACCGACAAAGCAGGTGAATTCTACAGAAAAGCCTTCTACGGATTGTTCCAATATGTATCGAACAGAATTCCTGAGATCACCGAAGACCTTTACAAGATCGATGATGCTTTGGGTGCTGGTTTCGGCTGGCAGTTAGGACCATTCGCAACTTGGGACGCGCTGGGTGTTGCAGAAACTGCAAAACTTATGGAAGCAGCTGGAAAGAAACCTGCTCAGTGGGTTTACGACATGCTTGCTGCCGGTTGCAGCACCTTCTATTCTGTTAAGGATGGAAAGAAAATGTACTACGATATTCCATCCAAGTCATACAAAGTTGTTCCTGGAACGGAGGACCTGATCATATTGGATAACCTGCGCGAAACAAACGTTGTTTGGAGTAACAGCGGAGCTACCATCTTCGATATTGGTGATGGTGTTCTGAACTTGGAATTCCACACGAAGATGAACACCATCGGAAGTGAAATTCTTCAAGGAATAAACAAAGCCATTGACCTTGCCGAAGGCGATGCGAAATGGAAAGGAGTTGTGATTGCCAACAATGGCGAGAACTTCTCGGCAGGTGCCAACTTGGGAATGATCTTCATGCTTGCTGCTCAGCAGGAAGTAGAAGAATTGGATATGGCGGTGAAAGCCTTCCAAGATACGGTAATGAGAATCCGTTATTCTTCTATTCCAGTCGTTTCTGCTCCTCACGCCATGGCCTTGGGTGGTGGTTGCGAGATCTGTCTGCATTCAGATAAAGTGATTGCGGCAGCAGAAACCTACATCGGTCTGGTTGAATTCGGTGCAGGCGTTATTCCTGCCGGAGCTGGTTCTAAAGAAATGGCTTTGAGAGCTTCTGACGATTTCCAGAAAGACAACTTGGAGCTTCCAGCCTTGAGAGAGCGTTTCCTTACCGTTGGAATGGCAAAAGTGGCCACTTCAGCTGAGGAAGCTTTCGAATTGGGCATCTTCCGTAAAGGAATTGATGAAGTGTGCATTAATTCTGAAAGAAGAATTGCCCGAGCAAAACGTGCAGTGATTGAATTGCATGAGCAAGGTTATTCTCAGCCAGTGGAAAGAACAGACATCAAGGTACTGGGTCAGAAAGGCCTAGGGATTTTCTACGCAGGTGCAAGAAGCATGGAAAGCGCCAAGTACATTTCTGAACACGACAGAATAATTTCTGAAGAATTCGGTTATGTGTTGGCAGGAGGCGACCTTTCTGCAGCAACGGAAGTATCTGAACGATACCTACTTGGTTTGGAAAGAAAGGCGTTCCTCAAACTTGCCATGACCCAAAAGTCGATGGAAAGGATGCAGAGCCTGGTAACCACTGGAAGACCACTTAGAAACTGA
- a CDS encoding acetyl-CoA C-acyltransferase, whose amino-acid sequence MDAYIVAGFRSAIGKAPRGVFRFTRPDDIAADVIKHLVASVPSLDKDTIDDVMAGCATPEAELGLNIGRMISLMGLDTVKVPGVTVNRYCSSGLETIAMAAAKINAGMADCIIAGGVESMSPMPFGGWTVTPNYKVAKYHSDWYWGMGLTAEEVAEKYNISREDQDIFSVRSHDRALAAIASGRFKDDIVPITVNEVYLDASEKRAERSYVVDTDEGPRKGTSLQALAGLRPVFKTGGSVTAGNSSQTSDGAAFVMVVSEKKLKELGVQPIARVVSYAVTGLEPREMGAGPITAIPAALKQAGLKQDQLDIIELNEAFASQSLAVVRTLGLDDTKVNVNGGAIALGHPLGCTGGKLTVQVMNELKKTGGKYGMVTMCVGTGQGAAGIFEMM is encoded by the coding sequence ATGGATGCATACATAGTAGCAGGATTCAGGTCGGCCATAGGAAAGGCACCAAGGGGAGTTTTCAGATTCACCCGTCCTGACGATATTGCCGCAGACGTTATCAAGCATTTGGTAGCCTCTGTCCCAAGTTTGGATAAAGACACAATTGACGATGTAATGGCCGGTTGTGCCACGCCAGAAGCTGAACTTGGTCTGAACATCGGTAGAATGATCTCTTTGATGGGATTGGATACCGTGAAGGTTCCAGGAGTTACCGTGAACAGATACTGTTCATCAGGTTTGGAAACCATTGCCATGGCAGCAGCAAAGATCAATGCCGGAATGGCCGATTGCATTATTGCAGGCGGTGTGGAAAGCATGAGCCCAATGCCGTTTGGTGGTTGGACCGTTACTCCAAACTACAAAGTGGCCAAGTACCATTCAGACTGGTATTGGGGAATGGGATTGACTGCCGAAGAGGTTGCTGAGAAATACAACATCAGCCGCGAGGATCAGGATATTTTCTCTGTCCGTTCGCACGATAGAGCGTTGGCAGCTATTGCCAGCGGAAGATTCAAAGATGACATCGTTCCGATCACTGTGAACGAAGTTTATTTGGATGCCAGCGAAAAGCGTGCAGAGCGTTCGTATGTGGTTGATACAGATGAAGGCCCACGTAAAGGAACTTCGCTTCAGGCGTTGGCTGGTCTTCGCCCTGTGTTTAAAACAGGCGGATCTGTAACTGCTGGAAACTCTTCTCAAACTTCGGATGGTGCTGCCTTTGTAATGGTGGTTTCTGAGAAGAAATTGAAAGAGCTAGGTGTTCAGCCTATCGCTAGAGTTGTTTCTTATGCGGTGACTGGCTTGGAGCCACGCGAAATGGGTGCTGGTCCTATCACAGCCATTCCGGCCGCATTGAAACAAGCTGGATTGAAGCAAGATCAATTGGATATCATCGAGCTGAACGAAGCCTTCGCTTCTCAATCTCTTGCCGTGGTTCGCACGCTTGGGTTGGACGATACGAAAGTGAACGTGAACGGTGGTGCCATCGCTCTTGGCCATCCACTTGGTTGCACTGGCGGAAAACTTACTGTTCAGGTAATGAACGAATTGAAGAAAACAGGCGGTAAATACGGAATGGTGACCATGTGTGTGGGAACAGGCCAAGGCGCTGCTGGTATCTTCGAAATGATGTAA
- a CDS encoding acyl-CoA dehydrogenase family protein codes for METVDKKALQGGEWLVRETGFQDVFTPEEWTEEQLMIAQTCKDFIAQEVAPNLDRIDSMEDGLMEGLMDKAGELGLLAITVPEEFGGMGASFNTSCLVAEATGSGHSFSVAISAHTGIGTLPIQYYGNADQHARYLPGLASGELKASYALTEPSAGSDANSGKTKAVLSEDGKHYILNGQKMWITNAGFADVFTVFAKIDDDKNLSAFIVDGDSEGLTLNAEEKKLGIKGSSTRQVFFNNVKVPVENLLSDRGNGFKIAVNILNIGRIKLGAAAIGGGKQSITQSVNYANEREQFGRPISKYGAIQHKLAQQAILAWVNESATYRAGQDIENCINDFIAGGMAPEKAKLKGVESYAVECAILKVFGSEMIDYVVDEAVQIYGGMGFSAEAPVERAYRDARINRIFEGTNEINRMLTVNMMLQKAMKGEMDLMGPAQKVAGELMSIPQLGDADDSLFGKEKGYLKNFKKAALMVAGSAVQKLAMTLAKEQEVLMNIADMLIAIYTAESALLRAEKMVSVKGEAACSAQVDMVKVYFNDVADNMAKWGKEAISSFAEGDELKMMVLGLKRFTKTDIYNTKDARRRIAKVIIDENKYPF; via the coding sequence ATGGAAACAGTAGACAAAAAGGCGCTCCAAGGTGGCGAGTGGCTGGTTAGAGAAACAGGATTTCAAGATGTTTTCACTCCAGAAGAGTGGACAGAAGAGCAATTGATGATTGCGCAGACCTGCAAAGATTTCATCGCGCAGGAAGTAGCTCCGAACTTAGATCGAATTGATTCGATGGAAGACGGACTGATGGAAGGTCTTATGGACAAAGCAGGTGAGCTTGGTCTGTTGGCCATCACCGTTCCAGAAGAATTCGGTGGTATGGGAGCTAGCTTTAACACCAGCTGTCTTGTTGCTGAAGCAACTGGTTCTGGTCATTCATTCTCGGTAGCTATTTCGGCTCACACCGGAATCGGAACATTGCCAATTCAGTATTACGGAAATGCCGATCAGCATGCCCGTTACCTGCCAGGTTTGGCCAGTGGCGAGTTGAAAGCTTCGTATGCATTGACCGAGCCTAGTGCTGGATCGGATGCCAACTCAGGAAAAACCAAAGCGGTGCTTTCTGAAGATGGAAAACACTACATCCTTAACGGACAGAAAATGTGGATCACCAATGCAGGTTTTGCAGATGTGTTCACCGTATTCGCCAAGATCGATGACGACAAGAATCTTTCGGCATTCATCGTAGATGGAGATTCGGAAGGTCTGACCCTGAACGCAGAGGAGAAAAAACTCGGCATCAAAGGTTCTTCTACCCGTCAGGTGTTCTTCAATAATGTGAAAGTTCCTGTAGAGAACCTGCTTTCTGATAGAGGAAACGGATTCAAGATCGCGGTGAACATCCTCAACATCGGTCGTATCAAGTTGGGTGCTGCTGCCATCGGTGGTGGAAAGCAAAGCATCACCCAATCTGTAAACTACGCCAACGAGCGCGAGCAATTCGGACGTCCTATTTCTAAATATGGCGCCATTCAGCACAAATTGGCGCAACAGGCCATTCTTGCATGGGTAAACGAATCTGCTACTTACCGTGCCGGACAGGACATCGAAAACTGCATCAACGATTTTATCGCTGGCGGAATGGCTCCTGAGAAAGCAAAACTCAAAGGTGTGGAGTCTTACGCTGTGGAGTGCGCCATTCTGAAAGTATTCGGTTCAGAAATGATCGATTACGTGGTGGATGAAGCGGTTCAGATCTACGGTGGAATGGGCTTCAGTGCCGAAGCACCTGTAGAGCGTGCTTACCGCGATGCCCGTATCAACCGCATCTTCGAAGGCACCAACGAGATAAACCGTATGCTTACCGTGAACATGATGCTGCAAAAAGCCATGAAAGGCGAAATGGACCTGATGGGACCAGCGCAGAAAGTGGCCGGTGAGTTGATGAGCATTCCACAGTTGGGCGATGCCGATGATTCGCTATTCGGAAAAGAAAAAGGCTATTTGAAGAACTTCAAGAAAGCAGCTTTGATGGTTGCAGGATCGGCAGTTCAGAAATTGGCCATGACCTTGGCCAAAGAGCAGGAAGTGTTGATGAACATTGCCGATATGCTTATTGCCATCTACACGGCCGAGTCTGCCCTACTTCGTGCCGAGAAAATGGTGAGTGTAAAAGGCGAAGCCGCTTGTTCTGCTCAGGTAGATATGGTAAAAGTTTACTTCAATGATGTTGCCGACAACATGGCAAAATGGGGTAAAGAAGCCATCAGTTCCTTTGCCGAAGGCGATGAGTTGAAAATGATGGTACTTGGATTGAAGCGATTCACCAAAACCGACATCTACAACACCAAAGATGCCCGCAGAAGAATTGCCAAAGTCATCATAGACGAGAACAAGTATCCTTTCTAA
- a CDS encoding S8 family serine peptidase — protein MKNVFAFLFVLLTVTGAIAQEKPQVVPGNIIVQVPSARIADVIQSNQYFNGQATHLKLNRLLSAPMAAYLLEFDPSIHHRQFLQQLWNHPSVTLIQLNHYIQDRAITPNDPQLNQQWWHVNNGGAGGTADADIDSDEAWEITTGGLTATGDTIVVCVVDDGGDLNHPDLMANNWVNYHEIPNNNIDDDGNGYIDDYLGWNPVDDDDNVDNGSHGVNVAGMIGAVGNNSTGVVGVNWNVKIMNTTYGNIGGVNNPNEANVIEAYSYPLAMRRLYEQTNGAKGAFVVATNSSWGIDNADPLDAPIWCAFYDTLGVAGILSAGATANNNVNIDNVGDLPSACSSEYMISVTATNNNDVRTFSGYGQTTVDLGAPGEDVRTTAAGGGYSTTSGTSFATPATAGAIALVYSAPCASLAVIAHSDPALAAQMVRDAIFNGIDPIPNLTTECVTGGRLNVKGALDQILNNCSSGGCIPPFSITASGITDVVATMAWNSLSEIDTFNISYGMDGGAAFAVPNLTAHSYGLSGLTACTDYWFIAQSVCDGVGSDWSDTLFFRTDGCCEAPSTISYGNLSDISVGISWPPVLAADSYVLRWREVGVPTWNEITGITTLIYWLTELEACTEYEIQVATVCDGTVTEFGPLLTIKSTGCGACTDQTFCASSGNNEFEFISNVTVDVLNNSSVGDASGYADFTGMSVDLRRNGTYDVSFSPGFANQSYTEHFRVWIDLNQNGIFSNAELLFDDVQGSQSTVTGTITIPMNADLGSARMRVSMAYGTQFSGAYPQTSCDEGQDGEVEDYCVNILEEDTTGIGIQEASIFTNMDVYPVPATDILNVELRIPFSGIITFQIMDAAGRSVENISTASERTTLDIHSLAKGVYVLRAMTSTNELVGIARIVKE, from the coding sequence ATGAAAAACGTCTTCGCATTCCTTTTTGTCCTGCTTACCGTAACTGGCGCCATTGCGCAAGAAAAACCACAGGTGGTTCCCGGCAACATCATCGTTCAGGTTCCATCTGCGCGCATAGCCGATGTGATCCAATCAAATCAGTACTTCAATGGGCAAGCCACCCACTTGAAATTGAATCGATTGCTATCGGCACCAATGGCGGCCTATCTCTTAGAATTTGACCCAAGCATTCATCACCGACAGTTCCTACAGCAGCTTTGGAATCATCCATCGGTTACGCTCATTCAGCTGAACCATTACATCCAAGACCGCGCAATTACACCCAACGACCCACAGCTAAACCAGCAATGGTGGCACGTAAACAATGGTGGCGCTGGCGGCACGGCTGATGCGGACATCGATTCGGACGAGGCATGGGAAATAACCACAGGTGGCCTAACCGCCACGGGAGATACCATTGTGGTGTGTGTGGTAGATGATGGAGGCGACCTCAACCATCCCGACCTGATGGCCAACAATTGGGTCAATTACCACGAGATCCCGAACAACAACATAGATGATGATGGCAACGGATACATTGACGATTACCTAGGCTGGAATCCGGTGGATGATGACGATAACGTGGACAATGGAAGCCATGGTGTGAATGTGGCCGGAATGATAGGGGCCGTGGGCAATAACAGCACGGGTGTGGTCGGGGTGAATTGGAACGTGAAGATCATGAACACCACCTACGGCAACATTGGTGGTGTCAATAATCCGAACGAGGCCAATGTGATAGAGGCCTACTCCTACCCGCTTGCCATGCGCAGACTTTATGAGCAGACAAATGGTGCCAAAGGTGCCTTTGTGGTGGCCACCAATTCTTCTTGGGGAATAGACAATGCCGACCCCTTGGATGCACCCATCTGGTGTGCCTTTTACGACACACTTGGTGTTGCAGGAATTCTAAGTGCAGGCGCCACGGCCAACAATAATGTGAACATTGATAACGTGGGCGATCTTCCTTCGGCATGCTCTAGCGAATACATGATCTCGGTAACGGCAACCAACAACAATGATGTACGGACCTTTTCGGGCTACGGACAGACCACCGTTGACCTTGGCGCACCGGGAGAAGATGTGCGCACCACGGCTGCTGGCGGTGGCTACAGCACTACGAGCGGAACTTCCTTTGCCACACCGGCCACTGCGGGCGCCATTGCTTTGGTCTATTCTGCGCCTTGCGCTTCGTTGGCAGTCATCGCCCATTCCGATCCTGCCTTGGCTGCTCAAATGGTTCGCGATGCGATATTCAATGGCATTGACCCTATTCCGAACCTCACAACCGAATGCGTGACCGGGGGCCGATTGAACGTAAAAGGAGCCTTAGACCAGATACTCAATAACTGTTCGAGCGGAGGATGCATTCCTCCCTTTAGCATCACGGCTTCAGGCATTACGGATGTAGTAGCCACTATGGCGTGGAACAGTTTATCCGAAATCGACACCTTCAACATTAGCTACGGCATGGATGGCGGTGCTGCTTTTGCCGTTCCAAACCTAACGGCACATTCCTATGGCTTGAGCGGATTGACAGCATGTACTGATTATTGGTTCATTGCCCAATCGGTTTGCGATGGCGTTGGTAGCGATTGGTCTGACACGCTCTTCTTCCGAACCGATGGCTGCTGCGAAGCGCCATCTACCATTTCATACGGGAATCTCAGTGACATTTCGGTGGGTATTTCATGGCCGCCTGTGTTGGCAGCCGACAGTTATGTGCTGCGCTGGCGCGAAGTTGGCGTCCCAACTTGGAATGAGATTACTGGCATCACAACACTGATCTATTGGCTCACGGAGCTGGAAGCCTGCACCGAATACGAAATTCAAGTGGCAACCGTTTGCGATGGTACTGTCACCGAGTTTGGGCCATTGCTGACTATTAAGAGCACTGGTTGTGGCGCATGCACCGATCAAACATTCTGCGCTTCATCTGGCAATAACGAATTTGAATTCATTTCCAACGTAACGGTGGATGTGTTGAACAACAGTTCTGTTGGCGATGCCAGTGGATATGCTGACTTTACAGGAATGTCTGTCGACCTAAGAAGAAATGGAACCTACGATGTGTCTTTCTCACCAGGCTTCGCCAACCAATCGTATACAGAGCATTTCCGTGTTTGGATTGATCTGAATCAGAATGGTATCTTTTCCAACGCAGAATTGCTGTTCGATGATGTTCAGGGAAGCCAGAGCACCGTAACGGGAACGATCACCATTCCAATGAATGCTGACTTGGGTTCTGCCCGTATGCGCGTTTCCATGGCCTATGGCACTCAATTTTCTGGAGCATATCCGCAAACTTCCTGCGATGAAGGACAGGATGGCGAAGTGGAAGATTACTGCGTGAATATTCTGGAAGAAGACACCACTGGAATCGGAATTCAAGAAGCGAGCATATTTACCAATATGGATGTTTATCCTGTTCCGGCCACAGACATACTGAACGTTGAACTGAGAATTCCATTTTCAGGAATCATCACCTTTCAGATAATGGATGCTGCCGGAAGATCGGTGGAAAACATTAGTACCGCTTCAGAACGTACCACGCTCGACATTCATTCGTTGGCAAAAGGTGTTTACGTCCTTCGAGCAATGACCTCAACAAATGAGCTTGTGGGAATTGCCCGCATTGTGAAGGAATAG